TCCTGCCCATGCTGGCTCCGGGGCCCTGCACCACTGGGCACGGGTGCAATGTGTGGAGCAGCGTCAGCTCCCCGGGTGCAAGGAACGGATGGTTCAGCACGACGGGCATTGTGTGCTCAGGAGGCGCtcagctgggctagcaggggctgcggggcgggagtgaggggcaccggcagagctggggggggggagcccagggctgggctagcaggggctgcgggtcgggagtgaggggcactggcagcgctggggggggctacgggtcgggagtgggggccaccggcagggcgggggggggggcctgcgggtcgggagcgaggggcaccggcagggccggggggctgcgggtcgggagtgtggggcaccggcagggctggggggctgcgggtcgggagtgaggggcaccggcagggctgcggggggacCCCCGGgtagctccccctgctggtcactCAGCTCCTGTGCACGGTGCTGAACGGGGGAAGGGTGCCACCTGCTGGCCAGAGGGGAGAACTGCGCCTGGGCACAGGCAGCCCTGGCGTGTGGGCCCcatgggctgggggccgggggccggctccagcatttctgccaccccaagcaaaaaacaaaaacaaaaaagccgcgatcggcggcggcagttcggcggcaggtccttcgctcctacagggggtgagggacctgccgcccccgaattgccgcaggtgccgcccctctcccttggccgccccaagcacctgcttgttaagctggtacctggagccggccctcccAGGCAGGGTGCTGTAGGGTGCCCGAGGCGATGCCCAGCCCCGCAGGCTGGGCCCTGAGGTCTCCTCTGCCCGACAGGAGATTGGCGACGTGGAGAACTGGGCGCGCAGCATTGAGCTGGACATGCGGACCATCGCCACCGCCCTGGAGTACGTCTACAAGGGGCAGCTGCAGCCCTCCGGCTCCTGAGGCcccgcccggctggagcccccgcaccccctggctgccgggctcagaacccccccccctcgcctgGCACCCGCCCAGTGGGAACGGCCCAGCGGTTTGCCCCCTCGGCTGGGTGGAGGGAGCAAGGAAGAAACGAGCCGTCCTGCattgcctgtgtccctgcccgGGGGACGGGCACCGTCCTGCCAGCCAGCGGGGGTGTTGGGAACCCCGGCTGCAGGCACTTTGCTCtggccctgggggctgctggcgCGTCTggtgccctgccccaggggggaGCCGTTGGGTGTAGGCCCTGGTGCCACCTGGCCTGCAGGTCGCAGAGGGCGGCTgggtcggggaggggggagacgggATCTGCCCCCCAGCGCAGTgctgcagggggcactgtgggggcagggcaggagcactggctggggtgggggggggctttgCTGGGGAATGGAATAAAATGCATCAGTTAAACCGGAGCAGGATGTGTGTCAGAGCCTCTGTAAGGGGGGAGCTGGGCGGTAAGGGgaacccagcctctcccagcagggggtgctgtggggggcgggACAGGAGCGATGGCttgggggctcccagcagggggcgctgtgggggcagggcgctggtcgggggggggggagctcagcagggggcgctgcgagGGGCGGAGTAGgagggcgctgtggggggggcgcagtgggggggggcaggagtgcaGGCTGTACCGTGCCCCGTGCGGGAGGGGGAGTTAATGTCGGAtcagggctcccccctccccaccccacccccaaatcctctTTCACACTTAAATCCGCCTCTGAGTCCCTGACAAAGGAGCCGTGTGACCCGGGCGCTGGCtaatcctgccccacccccatgctcagCACATGCTCCCTGCTCGGATGCCCCCCCAGCTGGGCCAGGCCTGGGGCCCGGGGGGGGTCCCTGCTCCgtgcagggcagtgtggggcccctttcccaccccctcccctgcccaggccagccccatggCCCCGGCCTGCCGAGCGTGTCCTGGTGTCTCTTCGATGTCACcatgcatgggggggaggggcagggagcctggttcccccccaccccccaaatgccATGAGGGAATTCACCCTGGGGCACCTAtcctacagctggggaaactgaggcacagagcagtcgTGCACCGCAAGCAGGGTGACTTCACAGACCCCCCCAACATTGTGCGGCTCAGTGGGTCCAACATGGCAGGTTCCTGGcgtctcctgcccccaccccctccccggcccTCACCCCTTCTGTCGTGCTCCCTtggtttggcctggctgccccggTCCCCTCCAGAGCCCCCGTTACCCCTCGCTGCCAGGCTGTGGGGCATGTGCCCCTGACCATCGCTGGGGGCTTGGGGCTCCCGGGGGCGCGCTCGCTACGTGGGTGCAGGGCCCCATTGctgcagagccggccctgcccccctccctggcaCCGCCCGCTGTGCCCAGCTCCTCCTGGCATGGTGCTGGCAGGGCTTAACGCCGGGCTGGCAGGGCCCGCCCcatgcgggggcggggggcaatcggctcttccctggactttgGCTGGAGCAGAACTTGTGTGACTgagccccggccccagcgccgGTCTGAACAGCAGGAAGGTATGTGAGACGAAGGCAGCGCAGGGGGTATGAGCCGGGGGGTGGCAGCTGgatcagggcccagctgcaggGGTGATGCCAGGCGTGTCGGGGGTGAGGGGCGTAGGGGGCAGAGCTggtggctggtggagcaggggTCACGGACGGGGCGAGCGGCTCAGCCACTGACCCCCCCCATACCTGTGGGTCGCCCCAGCTGCCCTGGCGTGGCGAGGCTgcctggggccgggctggggggcactAGCAGGGCTGCTCTTGGAGACTCACCGCGTGTGGGCTGAAAGCCCAGATGGGgcgtcaggacgcctgggttccattcccagccctGCGCTAGGTCCGTGggtcagcccctcccctgctatgtgcctcagtttacccacctgAAACACAAAGCGCCTGCCCCCCTTTGGCAGCTGCTGAGGAAGGGCATTTTGCTGCTGTCTGGGGGACCCTCGGGAGCTGTGCCGAGAGGCaggcagctccccccggcccagccccagagcGTAGCCCTGCTGTGCCCGCCCGGAGCAGTGGTCCAGCCGTTCCTGCATCCCGCTGCCTGTGACCGGTGCCAGGACTGGTGTGGAGCCAGGGCACCCGTGTGGCCCTCTCAAGGCGCCCGCAGGCCGGGGGCACGACCCTGTCGACGGGTCTCAGGCCAGCTGGGCCCCTGGGCGAGGGCAGCCTGCCCCTCCGTTAACCCTTCCAACGCTGGCACCAGCACCTgctgtgagggggcaggactgggcctaCCAGACAGACCCTGGGGTggtccccaggctccagccccagcctccatcccaggcgccctgcccccccccagggagAACTGCAATGGAGGGGCACAGACTCGGGTGCAGCCCCTGGAGGAGGCACGGACTGGCCCAGCCCCACCTGAGCTAGCCCCCGGGGGCCCTCGTGCCCAGCTCCCTCGAGGGTATGAAACCTCCTCCCCGGCCGGGCCTCTCGCTGTTCAGGGGATTCAGGAGCACGGGTCTAATCCCCCTTGGTAATGCCCGTCCCCCCCCAGCCACGGGGCACTGGGCAGCCGGCCCAGCTCTGCCGCTGGGGCCAGGAAACGGGCCCCACCTTCCCCCCTTCCTGCCAGCCACTGCCGGGAGCCCCTCGGTAGAACCCTGGTTCTtggggggggcgctgggtcgCCCCCCCGTGACTCagcgtgcccctcccccccgcagtgcCTCTAGGTGCAGAGCCCACATATCAccctgtcccgtcccccccccgtgGCCCCTTCCAAGGCCCCAGCTCAAGGCAGGGTTGTTTGGGGGCTCGAGTGGGCGAACTGGATGGCTCCACTCACCCCATCCAGGGGGGGAGCAGGCGACGCAGCGGGCCAGGCACCGACACCCCCGGCCAGGGGGATTAGCAGGTAAGACAGGAAGCTCTCCCCCACGAGCCCCAGGGGGCTTAGAGTGCCCGGGGTGGGGACTGAGCTCTCCCCTCGTGACTGCAGGGGCCAGCGGCCGGGTTTGCtctgcccggctccctgccccgagcccggggTCATGTGGCACCAACCGGGGGGcaccccgctctgtgcctcagtttctccatctctgtAAGAGGGAAGAAGCCCCATCCCCagtgcccccggcccctccccacgGGAGCCTCTGACGCGCTGATCCCGGCTAATCCCCAGCACGCCCAGCCGAGGCCCATGGCCTACTTCGGGCAGGTTGTCGCGGAGACCGGCCGTGGGGGGTAAGGGGGAGCCGTGGCTGTGGGGGGCTCTTGCCCCCCCCGGGAGGGCGGCTGCACAGAGCGAGGGGGTGGGGGTCTCCCTGTGCCACGGAGTTGGCAAGTGGTAAGTGCCTGCCCAGGCCACGGCCACCCACCGACCCGGCACCTGCCCAAAGCCagtgggctggagcctggggaccaaaccccctgctcagggcaccctcctccccctgccgcaAACCCTGTGAATTACTCCGGGAGGGAagcgggtgggagggggtgggggacccaggacacctgggttccttGCACGATCCCCTCCCCTCCGACTCTGAGGCTGGTGTGTTTGACGCAGGTGCCAGCCATGTGGCTCTACGTGGGCCTGGTGGCCCTGGTGTGGGCGCTGGGCTGGTACCTGCGGGACCGCCAGACCCTGGCCAGTGTCCAGGACAAGCACGTCTTCATCACGGGCTGCGACTCGGGCTTCGGGCACATGCTGGCCAAGCGGCTGGACAGGAAGGGCTTCCGGGTGCTGGCCGGCTGCCTGACCCAGAAGGGAGCCGACAACCTGCAGCGCACCAGCTCGGCCGGCCTGCGGGCCACCCTGCTCGACGTGACCAGCAGCGAGAGCATCCGGCAGGCCGCGGCGTGGGTGCAGGCTGAGGTGGGGGAGAaaggtgagcggggggggggggagctccctgcctcttccagcagggggcaccgtggggagcagtgtggaggtgctgggggggggcaccCAGCCAGGGACAACATGGGGGGCAGAGGCTCTGGCTCGGGGGGGCTCTCAGGGCAGATCCCGGCTCCCTTCCAGGTCTCTTTGGGCTGGTGAACAACGCGGGGGTGGCGAACCCCATCGGCCCCACCGAGTGGATGCGGATCCAGGATTTCCGGCAGGTTCTGGCCGTCAACACCTTCGGCCTCATCGAGGTGACCCTGGCGCTCCTGCCGCTGCTGAAGCGGGCGCGGGGCCGCGTGGTCAACACGTCCAGCGTGCTGGGGCGGCTCTCGGCCAACGGGGGCGGCTACTGCGTCTCCAAGTACACGGTGGAGGCCTTCTCCGACAGCCTGCGGTGAGCCCCCTACATCCGGCCCCCttcccggcccccggctcccttccctgtcccttcccCGACAGCCTGCGGTGAGTCCCCCACATcccgcccccttcccagcccccttccctgtcccctctccAACAGCCTGCGGTgagccccccacatcctgcccccttccccggcTCTCTGtcacacagcccccttccccgaaccccttccctgtcccctctccAACAGCCTGCGGTgagccccccacatcctgcccccttcccggcccccttccctgtcccttcccCGACAGCCTGCGGTgagccccccacatcctgcccccttcccggcccccttccctgtcccttccccgacccccttccctgtcccctctcAGACAGCCTGCAGTGAGTCCCCCACATcccgcccccttcccagcccccttccctgtcccttcccCGACAGCCTGCGGTgagccccccacatcctgcccccttccccggcTCTCTGTCACACAGCCCCCatccccgaccccctgccctgtcccctctccGACAGCCTGCGGTgagccccccacatcctgcccccttcccggcccccttccctgtcccctccccaacaGCCTGCAGTgagccccccacatcctgcccccttccccggcTCTCTGTCACACAGCCCCCATCCCCGACCCCCTGCCATGCCGCGCTGGGAGGTAGTGCCCCCTGCCGGGCCCCCTCTCAGAGCAGGCCTGGGTTACCCCCAATCCCTCAACTCTTTGCTGGGggacaggctgggagccaggactccggggttctctcctggctctgggaggagaatgggggctagtggttagagggggggggggagagaagagagccaggactcctgggttcttg
The genomic region above belongs to Malaclemys terrapin pileata isolate rMalTer1 chromosome 23, rMalTer1.hap1, whole genome shotgun sequence and contains:
- the RDH5 gene encoding retinol dehydrogenase 5, which gives rise to MWLYVGLVALVWALGWYLRDRQTLASVQDKHVFITGCDSGFGHMLAKRLDRKGFRVLAGCLTQKGADNLQRTSSAGLRATLLDVTSSESIRQAAAWVQAEVGEKGLFGLVNNAGVANPIGPTEWMRIQDFRQVLAVNTFGLIEVTLALLPLLKRARGRVVNTSSVLGRLSANGGGYCVSKYTVEAFSDSLRRDMYHFGVRVSIVEPGFFKTAVTSLDAIEASLQELWSQLAPEARQSYGEDFFQQYLKVQRLIMNFICDPDLSKVTSCMEHALQAKHPRTRYSAGWDAKLLWLPASYLPAFLVDVVLATILPKPARRSR